One segment of Primulina tabacum isolate GXHZ01 chromosome 6, ASM2559414v2, whole genome shotgun sequence DNA contains the following:
- the LOC142548213 gene encoding transcription factor MYB54-like has product MDLEKLMNNGGTNNARNGFQDLTLLPAPAREARGVAGYLNAPLMEEVGKKTLQPKVCSRGHWRPQEDAKLKDLVAQFGPQNWNIIAEKLEGRSGKSCRLRWFNQLDPRINKRAFTDEEEEKLLAAHKIYGNKWALIAKLFPARTDNAVKNHWHVIMARKQRSSSNLHRRFSVKVAPNIACSGSTDSGEKHNTDESAVSTRAHLSVAPFSDLKATGFLTRFSPLHHQNFNNGSEAGEKGLDTQISEIRCKNDPWQSKKLVVYSENVDSNSESSASLTSVADSRASLCINCGENENKNMEFIDFLGVGAI; this is encoded by the exons ATGGATCTGGAGAAGTTGATGAATAATGGTGGTACTAACAATGCACGCAATGGGTTTCAAGATTTGACCTTGCTACCCGCACCTGCCAGGGAGGCTCGAGGTGTTGCTGGATATTTGAATGCTCCATTAATGGAGGAAGTAGGGAAGAAAACTCTGCAACCAAAGGTATGTAGCAGAGGCCATTGGAGGCCACAAGAGGATGCTAAGCTCAAAGATCTCGTCGCTCAGTTTGGTCCTCAGAACTGGAATATCATTGCTGAAAAACTTGAAGGAAGATCAG GGAAAAGTTGCAGATTGAGATGGTTCAACCAGCTGGATCCAAGAATTAACAAAAGGGCATTTACAGACGAAGAAGAGGAAAAGCTTTTAGCAGCACACAAAATATATGGCAACAAATGGGCTTTGATTGCCAAATTATTCCCTGCAAGGACTGATAATGCTGTAAAAAATCATTGGCATGTGATCATGGCAAGAAAACAAAGAAGCTCTTCCAATTTACACAGAAGATTCTCTGTCAAAGTGGCACCAAATATTGCATGTAGTGGATCGACAGATTCTGGTGAGAAACATAATACAGATGAGTCCGCTGTTTCCACGCGTGCTCATCTTTCAGTTGCACCATTTTCTGATCTCAAAGCTACTGGCTTTCTTACAAGGTTTAGTCCACTTCATCACCAAAATTTCAACAATG GGTCAGAAGCGGGAGAAAAAGGTTTGGATACACAAATAAGTGAGATCCGGTGTAAAAATGATCCGTGGCAGAGCAAAAAGCTCGTGGTATATTCAGAAAATGTAGATTCAAACTCTGAATCCTCTGCATCTTTAACATCAGTAGCCGACAGCAGGGCCAGTTTATGCATTAACTGCGGGGAAAATGAGAATAAAAACATGGAATTCATTGATTTCCTTGGAGTAGGAGCCATTTAA